A window of the uncultured Methanobrevibacter sp. genome harbors these coding sequences:
- a CDS encoding DUF447 domain-containing protein produces MAIDLTDIGIVEGQKYEGIYTTMSKEGVKNAAPIGIVCKGKDKLGCRLFVGTQTLKNIMETRKYVVNITFDPINFVNSTIGNLEIDEF; encoded by the coding sequence ATGGCTATTGATTTGACAGATATTGGAATTGTAGAAGGACAGAAATATGAGGGGATTTACACTACCATGAGCAAGGAGGGTGTAAAAAATGCCGCTCCAATAGGAATTGTATGCAAAGGCAAAGACAAGCTTGGATGCAGGCTTTTTGTCGGTACCCAAACCCTGAAAAACATTATGGAAACCCGGAAATATGTTGTAAATATTACTTTTGATCCTATAAATTTTGTAAATTCAACCATCGGAAACCTGGAAATTGATGAGTTT